The following are encoded in a window of Fretibacter rubidus genomic DNA:
- a CDS encoding acyloxyacyl hydrolase, whose translation MTLKTTLTAFALMTFLSAPAHAQISEIRAGLTEFDETTTGINWGAGMGRENSIGINAELIFDPLLGKDKSLRLHPYIGGMVNLNGDTSYAAAGVMLRKDFTQKFYGDIGIGLAVHDGRIQLSDLPRSERRDAFLNGISFGSRFLFRPQITLGYRIDDNWAGEVFMDHLSNGNVLDSTGINEGVDNLGIRVARRF comes from the coding sequence ATGACACTTAAAACCACACTCACCGCATTTGCTTTAATGACCTTTTTGTCGGCGCCTGCACATGCCCAAATATCTGAAATTCGCGCTGGCCTAACAGAATTTGACGAAACAACGACGGGCATAAATTGGGGCGCGGGTATGGGCCGCGAAAACAGTATCGGCATTAATGCCGAACTGATTTTTGACCCCCTTCTAGGCAAGGATAAATCTCTACGCCTTCATCCTTATATTGGCGGCATGGTCAATTTAAACGGTGATACATCCTACGCCGCTGCGGGTGTGATGCTCCGCAAAGATTTTACGCAAAAGTTTTACGGCGATATCGGTATCGGTCTTGCGGTGCATGACGGGCGTATTCAATTATCAGACTTGCCAAGGTCAGAACGCCGTGATGCTTTTCTAAACGGAATTTCTTTTGGCTCTCGATTTTTATTCCGTCCGCAAATCACCTTGGGTTACCGGATTGATGACAACTGGGCGGGTGAGGTCTTTATGGATCACCTATCAAATGGCAACGTCCTAGACAGCACTGGTATTAACGAGGGCGTTGATAACCTCGGTATCCGCGTGGCGCGGCGCTTTTAA
- the thiD gene encoding bifunctional hydroxymethylpyrimidine kinase/phosphomethylpyrimidine kinase, giving the protein MTNDTNTDTPDITHPETQGRVLIIAGSDSSGGAGIQADIKSCAAFGAYSATAVTAVTVQNTLGVSAVEVMPADIVRGQIRAVLDDIGADVIKIGMLANAAIIDVVAEELADTPAYVVLDPVMVATSGDTLLEDDAVEALKTKLIPLCDVITPNVPEAEMLTGIKITEISDLSKAGDALLSMGAYAALMKGGHLDTKSIVDILVTEEGANMMTGPRIYSRHTHGTGCTLASALAANMALGVPLEEAVQNARDFVFEGIRSAPKFGKGNGPLNHGLAVIGEDGVTDDEPPSNNPFAVLKGGLDS; this is encoded by the coding sequence ATGACAAACGACACTAACACCGACACACCCGACATCACCCATCCTGAAACCCAAGGCCGCGTCTTAATCATCGCCGGGTCCGATTCCTCTGGCGGGGCGGGCATACAAGCAGACATTAAATCTTGCGCGGCTTTTGGGGCTTACAGCGCGACGGCGGTGACGGCGGTGACGGTACAAAACACATTAGGCGTGAGCGCGGTGGAGGTCATGCCAGCGGATATTGTGCGCGGGCAAATTCGCGCGGTTCTCGACGATATTGGTGCGGACGTCATTAAGATTGGTATGCTCGCCAACGCCGCGATCATCGATGTTGTCGCCGAGGAACTGGCCGATACACCCGCCTATGTCGTGCTTGACCCTGTCATGGTCGCGACCTCTGGTGATACATTGCTAGAGGATGATGCGGTTGAGGCTTTGAAGACAAAACTCATCCCGCTATGCGATGTCATTACCCCCAATGTGCCCGAGGCAGAGATGCTGACGGGGATTAAGATTACAGAGATTTCCGACCTGTCCAAAGCGGGCGACGCGCTACTGTCCATGGGGGCATATGCGGCGCTTATGAAGGGCGGGCATTTGGACACAAAATCCATTGTCGATATATTAGTGACAGAGGAAGGTGCCAATATGATGACGGGGCCGCGCATTTATTCGCGCCACACCCACGGGACAGGTTGTACGCTGGCGAGCGCTCTGGCAGCCAATATGGCGCTGGGTGTGCCCTTAGAAGAAGCCGTGCAAAACGCGCGTGACTTCGTGTTTGAAGGCATCCGTTCCGCCCCGAAATTTGGCAAAGGCAATGGGCCGCTTAATCACGGTCTTGCGGTAATTGGCGAAGACGGAGTAACAGATGATGAACCGCCGTCCAATAACCCCTTCGCCGTGTTAAAAGGTGGGCTGGATAGCTAG
- a CDS encoding bacteriorhodopsin-like, protein MEKTMLDPGDLVGVSFWIISAAMVAATFFFWVERDRAVGKWKTSLTVAAMVTGIAAIHYFYMRDVWAVTGESPTVFRYVDWLLTVPLQIVEFFLILTAVAVVRAALFWKLLIASVVMLVTGYIGEVVQGGLLWPMFIVGTLAWFYIIYEIFAGEASKINAGSGSVASQKAFNALRWIVTVGWAIYPIGYILGYIGEPGANEGTLNLIYNLADFVNKIAFGVVIWAAATSDSERIRYEAAQKAG, encoded by the coding sequence ATGGAAAAAACCATGTTAGATCCCGGCGATCTCGTCGGCGTATCCTTTTGGATCATTTCGGCTGCCATGGTGGCGGCCACTTTCTTTTTCTGGGTCGAACGCGACCGTGCCGTTGGAAAATGGAAAACATCATTAACAGTTGCGGCAATGGTGACCGGTATTGCCGCTATCCACTATTTTTATATGCGCGATGTTTGGGCAGTCACAGGTGAAAGCCCAACGGTCTTCCGTTATGTGGATTGGCTTTTGACTGTGCCACTACAAATCGTTGAGTTTTTCTTGATCTTGACTGCCGTGGCTGTTGTCCGCGCAGCCTTGTTCTGGAAATTGCTGATTGCATCGGTTGTCATGCTCGTTACGGGTTATATCGGTGAGGTGGTGCAAGGTGGTCTATTATGGCCAATGTTCATCGTCGGTACGCTGGCATGGTTTTATATCATCTATGAAATCTTTGCCGGTGAAGCGAGCAAGATTAATGCTGGCTCAGGGTCAGTTGCCTCGCAAAAAGCGTTTAACGCCTTGCGTTGGATTGTAACCGTCGGTTGGGCAATTTACCCAATTGGTTACATCCTCGGATACATAGGTGAACCAGGCGCCAATGAGGGGACTCTAAACCTCATCTATAACCTCGCGGACTTTGTGAACAAGATTGCCTTTGGTGTCGTGATTTGGGCGGCGGCAACGTCGGACAGCGAGCGCATCAGATACGAAGCGGCGCAAAAAGCGGGCTAA
- the folP gene encoding dihydropteroate synthase, with amino-acid sequence MTTRPKIMGILNVTPDSFSDGGQYDSLELAVKGAMSLIEQGADIIDIGGESTRPGAEQISDEVEIERTVPVIAAIRRATQDHVDPPVISIDTRKPSVAIAAVHVGADIWNDVSGLTFTKVSAKIAADLGCPVIVMHAQGSPETMQHYPRYDDPVADVKDYLAKRIDALEFAGIDRDLITIDPGIGFGKTLEHNLAIMKNLKDFKTLGCDVLLGASRKSFIGGIDGSTADRRLAGSLAAAIWGMQAGADILRVHDVMETMQAVRVWGAIDGG; translated from the coding sequence ATGACCACGCGTCCAAAAATCATGGGAATCCTCAACGTCACGCCGGATAGTTTTTCTGACGGCGGGCAATATGATAGCCTTGAGCTTGCCGTGAAAGGCGCGATGAGCCTTATCGAGCAAGGCGCGGATATTATAGACATTGGCGGGGAGAGCACACGCCCAGGGGCTGAACAAATTTCCGATGAAGTCGAGATTGAACGCACTGTCCCCGTCATTGCCGCCATTCGCCGCGCAACGCAGGATCATGTTGACCCGCCCGTCATATCCATTGATACGCGAAAGCCCTCTGTCGCCATTGCGGCGGTGCATGTCGGGGCCGATATTTGGAACGATGTTAGCGGCCTGACCTTCACGAAGGTATCCGCCAAAATCGCGGCAGATTTGGGCTGTCCCGTCATCGTCATGCACGCCCAAGGCAGCCCAGAGACCATGCAGCATTATCCGCGTTATGATGACCCTGTTGCGGACGTCAAAGACTACCTCGCAAAGCGCATTGACGCGCTCGAATTTGCTGGCATTGACCGTGATTTGATTACGATTGACCCCGGTATAGGCTTTGGCAAAACGCTGGAGCATAACCTCGCCATAATGAAAAATCTCAAAGACTTTAAAACGCTGGGCTGCGACGTGTTACTCGGCGCGTCGCGCAAAAGCTTCATAGGCGGCATAGACGGCAGCACAGCAGACAGACGCCTCGCAGGCAGCCTCGCGGCCGCAATTTGGGGGATGCAAGCAGGGGCCGATATACTTCGCGTGCATGACGTAATGGAGACAATGCAAGCGGTGCGGGTATGGGGGGCAATTGATGGTGGGTGA
- a CDS encoding adenylosuccinate synthase, translating into MSNVVVVGSQWGDEGKGKIVDWLSNRADVVVRFQGGHNAGHTLVVDGETYKLSLLPSGVVRGGKMSVIGNGVVLDPWAFVSEVERIRDQGVKINPENLLISESAALILPIHSELDGIRENQVDGIKIGTTKRGIGPAYEDKVARRAIRVCDLDDPEHLLARVKNLLHHHNALRVGLGHLEVDPKDLYEKLLEIAPQILPYMAPVWHELDEAQRSEKKILFEGAQGAMLDIDHGTYPFVTSSNTIAGQAAAGSGMGPRALNYILGITKAYTTRVGEGPFPTELDDDIGHRLGERGHEFGTVTGRQRRCGWFDAVMVRQAIVTGGITGIALTKLDVLDGFAELKICTGYKLDGKIVRRLPAGTAKQAAVEPIYESMPGWQGSTRGARSWAELPAEAVKYVRRLEELIGCPVGMVSTSPEREDVILIRDPFKPII; encoded by the coding sequence ATGTCAAACGTCGTGGTAGTCGGATCCCAATGGGGTGACGAGGGTAAAGGCAAGATCGTTGATTGGTTATCCAACCGCGCCGATGTTGTTGTACGGTTCCAAGGCGGGCACAATGCGGGCCATACGCTTGTCGTTGACGGAGAAACTTATAAATTATCACTCCTACCGTCTGGCGTCGTGCGCGGCGGGAAGATGTCCGTTATCGGTAACGGCGTCGTGCTTGACCCTTGGGCTTTTGTCTCTGAAGTCGAACGTATCCGCGACCAAGGCGTGAAGATCAATCCAGAAAACCTCCTCATATCAGAGAGCGCCGCCCTCATCCTGCCTATCCATAGTGAGCTTGACGGTATTCGCGAAAACCAAGTCGACGGTATCAAAATCGGTACGACTAAACGCGGTATTGGTCCCGCCTATGAGGACAAAGTCGCGCGCCGCGCCATTCGCGTTTGTGATTTGGATGATCCTGAACATCTTCTGGCGCGTGTGAAAAACCTGCTGCATCACCATAATGCGCTGCGAGTTGGCTTGGGCCACCTCGAAGTGGATCCAAAAGACCTTTATGAGAAACTGCTAGAGATTGCCCCGCAAATCCTGCCCTATATGGCCCCCGTTTGGCACGAACTTGACGAGGCGCAGCGGTCTGAGAAAAAGATATTATTCGAAGGCGCGCAAGGGGCGATGCTTGATATTGATCACGGCACTTACCCCTTTGTCACCAGTTCCAACACCATTGCGGGCCAAGCGGCGGCGGGCTCTGGCATGGGGCCGCGCGCGCTGAACTATATCCTTGGTATTACCAAAGCCTATACCACCCGCGTTGGCGAAGGTCCCTTCCCGACTGAACTGGACGATGACATTGGTCACCGCTTGGGCGAACGCGGCCATGAATTTGGCACTGTCACAGGTCGCCAGAGACGCTGTGGTTGGTTTGACGCCGTCATGGTTCGCCAAGCGATTGTCACAGGCGGCATTACAGGCATCGCGCTGACAAAGCTTGATGTGTTGGACGGCTTTGCAGAGCTTAAAATTTGTACGGGCTATAAGCTAGACGGCAAAATCGTGCGCCGCTTGCCTGCCGGTACAGCCAAACAAGCCGCAGTCGAGCCGATTTATGAGAGCATGCCAGGATGGCAAGGCAGCACACGCGGCGCGCGCTCTTGGGCTGAGTTGCCCGCAGAAGCCGTCAAATATGTCCGAAGGCTGGAAGAGCTTATTGGCTGCCCCGTCGGTATGGTGTCCACATCGCCCGAACGCGAAGACGTTATTCTTATCCGCGACCCGTTCAAACCGATTATCTAA
- a CDS encoding GFA family protein, translating into MRDPQTSRQYTGQCHCGAVQFSIHSNLAEFTTCDCSLCAMRGALMVKVPEADLKIDQGKDALTLYQWNMKIARHYFCKSCGIYVLHNKRAAPDHYGVNVRTLMGVADTDAPHRATKGDDMSVAAQGAQDHWPGPRVITNGKKP; encoded by the coding sequence ATGCGCGACCCGCAAACGTCCCGTCAATACACAGGCCAATGCCACTGCGGGGCGGTGCAATTTTCCATTCATAGCAATCTGGCAGAGTTCACGACCTGCGATTGTTCGCTATGCGCCATGCGCGGCGCGTTAATGGTCAAAGTGCCGGAAGCTGATCTAAAGATTGACCAAGGCAAGGACGCCCTCACCCTGTACCAATGGAATATGAAAATCGCGCGTCATTATTTTTGCAAGTCCTGCGGGATCTATGTCCTTCACAATAAACGCGCAGCCCCTGATCATTACGGCGTCAATGTCCGCACGCTAATGGGTGTTGCCGACACGGACGCCCCGCACCGCGCGACCAAAGGCGATGATATGAGTGTCGCGGCGCAAGGCGCGCAAGACCACTGGCCGGGGCCAAGAGTGATAACTAACGGCAAAAAACCGTGA
- a CDS encoding DMT family transporter, translating to MSLPSPKTLHADISTARLLLSALALVLIWGSAFTMVGVGVRYISPIWLVAGRLVFGAMLVTTYAYLRGHRFPKLSDVRWRWYGLLGITGTVLPFFLLSVGQLTINSGITAIIVGGMPLITIILAHFFTDERLTVMKFIGFTIGFFGIFVLFLPDELSLGLISDWKAQVLILLAACSYAVTTVFAKRVPKTPASLGAAMMLICGASVSVIFALGSGIPDAAPPMIGFLMIIGLGLGSSGLANILYLWVIDKSGPTMLARINYFTPVASVIFGVTLLSEPFTWKIVASFLIVITGVMISRIGQNRR from the coding sequence ATGAGCCTTCCCTCACCAAAGACCTTACATGCGGATATATCCACCGCGCGGCTTTTACTGTCGGCGCTTGCGCTGGTGTTGATATGGGGCAGCGCCTTTACGATGGTCGGGGTGGGTGTGCGCTATATAAGCCCCATATGGCTCGTCGCGGGACGGCTTGTTTTTGGGGCAATGTTGGTCACGACTTACGCTTATCTTCGCGGACACCGCTTTCCGAAACTGTCAGATGTGCGCTGGCGCTGGTACGGGCTCCTCGGCATCACAGGCACAGTGCTGCCGTTCTTTTTACTTTCTGTCGGGCAGCTGACGATTAATAGCGGTATCACGGCCATTATCGTGGGCGGTATGCCGCTTATCACTATAATTTTGGCGCATTTCTTTACTGATGAACGGCTTACGGTGATGAAGTTCATCGGCTTTACCATTGGGTTTTTTGGAATTTTTGTTTTGTTCCTGCCCGATGAATTATCGCTGGGATTAATTAGTGATTGGAAGGCGCAGGTTCTGATCCTGCTCGCGGCGTGCAGCTATGCGGTCACCACAGTCTTTGCCAAACGCGTGCCCAAAACCCCCGCCAGCCTCGGCGCTGCGATGATGCTGATTTGCGGGGCGTCAGTGTCGGTGATCTTTGCGCTCGGCTCTGGCATTCCCGATGCTGCCCCGCCCATGATTGGGTTTTTGATGATTATCGGATTGGGATTAGGCTCCAGCGGGCTGGCCAATATCCTCTATCTTTGGGTGATTGATAAATCAGGGCCGACCATGCTGGCGCGTATTAATTATTTCACGCCTGTGGCCTCTGTGATTTTCGGCGTGACGCTATTATCAGAGCCGTTTACATGGAAGATTGTCGCCTCATTCCTGATTGTCATTACGGGCGTGATGATATCGCGTATCGGCCAGAATAGACGCTAG